The Candidatus Zixiibacteriota bacterium genome has a window encoding:
- a CDS encoding MBL fold metallo-hydrolase RNA specificity domain-containing protein: IMHHLMQRLPDPTATVALVGFMAAGTRGRQLAEGAAEISIHKQTVKVHAGVVHFHGLSGHADFYEILHWLEPVKTPPRMVFVTHGESDQAEGMAAHLRDDRGWRCHIPRLGETVELT; the protein is encoded by the coding sequence CATCATGCACCACCTGATGCAGCGGCTGCCGGATCCGACGGCCACGGTCGCCCTGGTCGGATTCATGGCGGCCGGCACCAGGGGACGGCAACTGGCCGAGGGCGCTGCCGAGATCAGCATCCATAAACAAACTGTCAAAGTACACGCCGGGGTGGTTCATTTCCACGGTTTATCCGGCCACGCAGATTTCTATGAAATCTTGCACTGGCTGGAGCCGGTGAAAACACCGCCGCGCATGGTGTTTGTGACGCATGGCGAGTCCGATCAGGCCGAGGGCATGGCGGCTCACCTGAGAGATGATCGCGGCTGGCGGTGCCATATACCACGCCTTGGCGAAACGGTCGAATTGACATAG